A single region of the Pseudomonas sp. PDM14 genome encodes:
- a CDS encoding replication-associated recombination protein A encodes MDLFRAAPVAQPLAARLRATSLDEYVGQEHVLGQGKPLRDALEQGALHSMIFWGPPGVGKTTLAKLLAQVSEAHFETISAVLSGVKEIRQAVDMAKQQAAQYGRRTILFVDEVHRFNKSQQDAFLPYVEDGTLIFIGATTENPSFELNNALLSRARVYVLKSLDEAAMRKLVQRALSEDKGLGKQRLGLPEESFQILMAAADGDGRRLLNLLENAADLAEDGSDIAPELLQNLLGDSRRRFDKGGEAFYDQISALHKSVRGSSPDGALYWYARMIDGGCDPLYLARRVVRMASEDIGNADPRALTLCLNAWDVQERLGSPEGELAVAQAIVYLACAPKSNAVYMGYKAAMRDVSEHGSLEVPLHLRNAPTKLMKELGYGDEYRYAHDEPDAYAAGEDYFPDEFEPRSYYQPVPRGLELKIRDKLTHLVALDAASPRRRRKP; translated from the coding sequence ATGGATCTGTTTCGTGCTGCTCCCGTCGCTCAGCCCCTGGCCGCGCGCCTCCGCGCCACCAGTCTGGATGAGTACGTCGGTCAGGAGCACGTGCTGGGCCAGGGCAAGCCGCTGCGCGATGCGCTGGAGCAGGGCGCGCTGCACTCGATGATCTTCTGGGGGCCGCCCGGTGTCGGCAAGACCACGCTGGCCAAGCTGCTGGCGCAGGTTTCCGAGGCGCATTTCGAGACCATCTCCGCGGTGCTTTCCGGGGTCAAGGAAATCCGCCAGGCCGTGGACATGGCCAAGCAGCAGGCGGCGCAGTACGGCCGCCGCACCATCCTCTTCGTCGACGAAGTGCACCGCTTCAACAAGTCGCAGCAGGATGCGTTTCTGCCCTATGTGGAAGACGGCACGCTGATCTTCATCGGCGCGACCACGGAGAACCCCTCGTTCGAGCTGAACAACGCCTTGCTCTCGCGGGCCCGCGTCTATGTGCTGAAAAGCCTGGACGAGGCGGCCATGCGCAAGCTGGTGCAGCGCGCGCTGAGTGAGGACAAAGGCCTGGGCAAGCAACGCCTGGGCCTGCCGGAAGAAAGCTTCCAGATCCTCATGGCTGCCGCCGATGGTGATGGCCGGCGCCTGCTCAACCTGCTGGAGAATGCCGCCGACCTCGCCGAGGACGGCAGCGACATCGCCCCGGAACTGCTGCAGAACCTGCTCGGCGACAGCCGTCGGCGTTTCGACAAGGGGGGCGAGGCGTTCTACGACCAGATTTCCGCACTGCACAAATCGGTGCGCGGCTCCAGCCCTGACGGCGCGCTGTACTGGTACGCGCGGATGATCGACGGCGGTTGCGACCCGTTGTACCTGGCGCGACGCGTGGTGCGCATGGCCAGCGAAGACATCGGCAACGCCGACCCGCGTGCGCTGACCCTGTGCCTGAACGCCTGGGACGTGCAGGAGCGCCTCGGCAGCCCGGAAGGCGAGCTGGCAGTGGCCCAGGCCATCGTTTATCTGGCCTGCGCGCCAAAGAGCAACGCCGTGTACATGGGTTACAAGGCCGCGATGCGCGATGTCAGCGAGCATGGTTCGCTGGAGGTGCCGCTGCACCTGCGCAACGCGCCAACCAAGCTGATGAAGGAACTGGGCTATGGTGACGAATACCGCTACGCCCACGACGAGCCGGACGCCTACGCCGCTGGTGAGGACTATTTTCCCGACGAATTCGAGCCGCGCAGCTACTACCAGCCGGTGCCGCGCGGCCTTGAGCTGAAGATCCGCGACAAGCTCACGCACCTGGTGGCGCTCGATGCCGCCAGCCCGCGCAGAAGGCGCAAACCATGA
- the cysG gene encoding siroheme synthase CysG: protein MDFLPLFHKLQDRLVLVIGGGEVALRKARLLADAGAALRVVAPQVRDELNELARQSARGELLLRDYRLDDLDGVALVIAATDDEALNAQVSVDAQARGIPVNVVDAPALCSVIFPAIVDRSPLIVAVTSGGDAPVLARLIRAKIETWIPSSYGQLAGLAKKFRAQVKALFPDVQQRRVFWEDVFQGPIAENVFAGKLGEGERLLAAKVAGAAPRALGEVYLVGAGPGDPDLLTFRALRLMQQADVVLYDRLVAPAIIELCRRDAERIYVGKRRADHALPQEQINERLVSLAKEGKRVLRLKGGDPFIFGRGGEEIEELAAHGIPFQVVPGITAASGCAAYAGIPLTHRDYAQSVRFVTGHLKDGSSDLPWQELSAPGQTLVFYMGLVGLPAICTQLIAHGRSAATPAALVQQGTTQSQRVFTGTLGDLPQLVAEHEVHAPTLVIVGEVVQLREKLAWFEGAQQA from the coding sequence ATGGATTTCCTTCCCCTGTTCCACAAGCTGCAGGATCGCTTGGTGCTGGTCATTGGCGGCGGCGAGGTTGCCTTGCGCAAGGCGCGGCTGCTGGCCGATGCCGGCGCGGCGCTGCGTGTGGTGGCACCGCAGGTGCGCGATGAGCTGAACGAGCTGGCCCGGCAGTCGGCGCGTGGCGAGCTGCTGCTGCGTGACTATCGACTCGACGATCTGGACGGCGTGGCCCTGGTCATTGCCGCCACGGACGACGAGGCGCTCAATGCCCAGGTGTCGGTCGACGCCCAGGCCCGTGGTATCCCGGTCAACGTGGTCGATGCGCCGGCACTATGCAGCGTGATCTTCCCGGCCATCGTCGACCGCTCGCCGTTGATCGTCGCGGTCACCAGCGGCGGTGATGCGCCGGTACTGGCGCGGTTGATTCGCGCCAAGATCGAGACCTGGATTCCCTCTTCTTATGGTCAGCTGGCTGGCCTGGCGAAGAAGTTTCGCGCCCAGGTCAAGGCGTTGTTCCCCGATGTGCAGCAGCGTCGGGTGTTCTGGGAGGACGTGTTTCAAGGGCCGATTGCCGAAAACGTGTTCGCCGGCAAGCTGGGCGAGGGGGAGCGCCTGCTCGCGGCCAAGGTGGCAGGGGCTGCGCCGCGTGCGCTGGGTGAGGTCTATCTGGTCGGTGCCGGCCCTGGCGACCCGGATCTGCTGACTTTTCGCGCGTTGCGCCTGATGCAGCAGGCCGACGTGGTGCTCTACGACCGCCTGGTGGCGCCGGCGATCATCGAGCTGTGCCGCCGTGATGCCGAGCGCATCTACGTTGGCAAGCGCCGCGCCGACCATGCGCTGCCGCAGGAGCAGATCAACGAGCGTCTGGTCAGCTTGGCGAAGGAGGGCAAGCGGGTGCTGCGCCTCAAGGGCGGCGATCCGTTCATCTTCGGCCGTGGAGGCGAGGAAATCGAGGAGCTGGCAGCCCACGGCATTCCCTTTCAGGTGGTGCCGGGGATTACTGCGGCTTCGGGCTGCGCGGCGTATGCCGGTATTCCGCTGACTCACCGTGACTATGCGCAGTCGGTGCGCTTCGTCACCGGGCACCTCAAGGACGGCAGCAGCGACCTGCCGTGGCAGGAACTGAGCGCGCCGGGGCAGACCCTGGTGTTCTACATGGGCCTGGTCGGCTTGCCGGCGATCTGCACACAACTGATCGCTCATGGCCGCAGCGCCGCTACACCGGCCGCGTTGGTGCAGCAGGGCACCACGCAGAGCCAGCGTGTGTTCACCGGTACCCTGGGCGATCTGCCCCAGCTGGTCGCCGAGCACGAGGTGCACGCGCCGACCCTGGTGATCGTCGGCGAAGTGGTGCAGTTGCGCGAGAAGCTCGCCTGGTTTGAGGGGGCTCAGCAGGCCTGA
- the trxB gene encoding thioredoxin-disulfide reductase: protein MSEVKHSRLIILGSGPAGYTAAVYAARANLKPLVITGIQPGGQLTTTTEVDNWPGDVEGLTGPALMERMQKHAERFDTEIVYDHIHTAELQQKPFTLKGDSGTYTCDALIIATGASAQYLGLPSEEAFAGKGVSACATCDGFFYRNQVVAVIGGGNTAVEEALYLSNIAKEVHLVHRRDKLRSEKILQDKLFDKAANGNMRVHWNQTLDEVLGDATGVTGVRLKSALDGSTQELPLAGVFIAIGHKPNTDLFQGQLEMRDGYLIIQGGNEGNATATSIDGVFAAGDVADHVYRQAITSAGAGCMAALDAEKYLDI, encoded by the coding sequence ATGAGCGAAGTCAAGCATTCACGCCTGATCATTCTGGGCTCCGGCCCAGCCGGCTACACCGCTGCCGTCTATGCCGCGCGCGCCAACCTCAAGCCCCTGGTCATCACCGGCATTCAGCCTGGCGGTCAACTGACCACCACCACCGAAGTCGACAACTGGCCCGGTGATGTCGAAGGCCTGACAGGCCCCGCACTGATGGAACGCATGCAGAAGCACGCCGAGCGCTTCGACACCGAGATCGTCTACGACCATATCCACACCGCAGAGTTGCAGCAGAAGCCTTTCACCCTCAAAGGCGACAGCGGCACCTACACCTGTGACGCCCTGATCATCGCCACTGGCGCCAGCGCCCAGTACCTCGGCCTGCCCTCGGAAGAAGCGTTTGCCGGCAAGGGTGTTTCCGCCTGCGCCACCTGCGACGGCTTCTTCTACCGAAACCAGGTGGTGGCAGTGATCGGCGGCGGCAACACCGCCGTGGAAGAGGCCCTGTACCTCTCCAACATCGCCAAGGAAGTGCATCTGGTCCACCGCCGCGACAAGCTGCGCTCGGAGAAGATCCTGCAGGACAAGCTGTTCGACAAAGCCGCCAATGGCAACATGCGCGTGCACTGGAACCAGACTCTGGACGAAGTACTTGGCGATGCCACCGGCGTAACCGGGGTTCGCCTGAAAAGCGCCCTGGACGGCAGCACCCAGGAACTACCGCTGGCCGGCGTGTTCATCGCCATCGGCCACAAGCCCAATACCGATCTGTTCCAGGGCCAACTGGAAATGCGTGACGGCTACCTGATCATCCAGGGTGGTAACGAAGGCAATGCCACCGCCACCAGCATCGATGGCGTATTCGCTGCCGGTGATGTGGCCGATCATGTCTATCGCCAGGCCATCACCTCTGCCGGCGCCGGCTGCATGGCCGCCCTCGATGCCGAAAAATACCTCGACATCTGA
- the serS gene encoding serine--tRNA ligase translates to MLDSKLVRTQLQDIADRLASRGFQLDVARFEALEAQRKAVQTRTEQLQAERNSRSKSIGQAKQRGEDIAPLLAEVDRMGSDLEDGKRELDAIQVELDNLLLNIPNLPHESVPVGEDEEGNVEVRRWGTPKAFDFAIQDHVSLGEQHGWLDFETAAKLSGARFALLRGPIARLHRALAQFMINLHTAEHGYEEAYTPYLVQAPALQGTGQLPKFEEDLFKISREGEADFYLIPTAEVSLTNIVSGEILEAKQLPLKFVAHTPCFRSEAGASGRDTRGMIRQHQFDKVEMVHIVEPSTSYQALEELTGHAEKVLQLLELPYRVLALCTGDMGFSATKTYDLEVWVPSQDKYREISSCSNCGDFQARRMQARYRNPETGKPELLHTLNGSGLAVGRTLVAVLENYQQADGSIRVPDVLKPYMGGIDVIG, encoded by the coding sequence ATGCTCGACTCCAAACTGGTTCGTACCCAACTGCAGGACATTGCGGACCGCCTGGCTTCCCGTGGTTTTCAACTCGACGTGGCGCGCTTCGAAGCGCTCGAGGCCCAGCGCAAGGCTGTGCAGACGCGCACCGAGCAGCTGCAGGCCGAGCGCAACTCGCGCTCCAAGAGCATCGGCCAGGCCAAGCAGCGTGGCGAAGACATCGCACCGCTGCTGGCAGAAGTCGACCGCATGGGCAGCGATCTGGAAGACGGCAAGCGCGAGCTGGATGCCATCCAGGTCGAACTGGACAACCTGCTGCTGAACATCCCCAACCTGCCGCACGAGTCAGTGCCGGTGGGCGAGGACGAGGAGGGCAACGTCGAGGTGCGCCGCTGGGGTACGCCGAAGGCATTCGATTTCGCCATCCAGGATCACGTTAGCCTGGGTGAACAGCACGGCTGGCTGGATTTCGAGACCGCCGCCAAGCTCTCTGGCGCACGTTTCGCCCTGTTGCGCGGGCCGATTGCCCGTCTGCACCGTGCCCTGGCGCAGTTCATGATCAACCTGCACACCGCCGAGCACGGCTACGAGGAGGCCTACACGCCATACCTCGTGCAGGCACCAGCGCTGCAAGGCACCGGCCAGCTGCCGAAGTTCGAGGAAGACCTGTTCAAGATCAGCCGTGAAGGCGAGGCCGACTTCTATCTGATCCCCACGGCCGAGGTGTCGCTGACCAACATCGTTTCCGGCGAGATTCTCGAGGCCAAGCAGCTGCCGCTGAAGTTCGTCGCCCACACCCCGTGCTTCCGCAGTGAAGCGGGTGCTTCGGGCCGCGACACCCGCGGGATGATCCGCCAGCATCAGTTCGACAAGGTCGAGATGGTGCATATCGTCGAGCCGAGCACCTCGTACCAGGCGCTGGAAGAGCTCACCGGCCATGCCGAGAAGGTTCTGCAACTGCTCGAGCTGCCGTACCGCGTACTGGCGCTGTGCACCGGCGACATGGGCTTCAGTGCGACCAAGACCTACGACCTGGAAGTCTGGGTGCCGAGCCAGGACAAGTACCGCGAGATTTCCTCCTGCTCCAACTGCGGCGACTTCCAGGCGCGGCGCATGCAGGCGCGTTACCGTAACCCGGAAACCGGCAAACCGGAGCTGCTGCACACTCTCAATGGCTCCGGCCTGGCGGTGGGCCGTACCCTGGTTGCGGTGCTGGAGAACTACCAGCAGGCCGACGGCAGCATCCGTGTGCCGGACGTGCTCAAGCCGTACATGGGCGGTATCGACGTCATCGGCTAA
- the aat gene encoding leucyl/phenylalanyl-tRNA--protein transferase, which translates to MLNWLKRDDLSFPALDKALREPNGLLAAGGDLSAERLLAAYRHGCFPWYQDGQPLLWWSPDPRTVLFPEEFHLSRSLAKLMRQQRFAVTFDQDFAGVIQACAGPRDYADGTWITSAMRDAYLELHDRGIAHSVEVRQGSELVGGLYGLAMGQLFFGESMFSHVDNASKVGFATLVGALKEWGFVLIDCQMPTQHLHSFGARAIARREFAEYLQRHLDQPSHADWCLLNT; encoded by the coding sequence ATGCTGAATTGGCTGAAACGCGACGACCTGAGCTTCCCGGCGCTGGACAAGGCGCTGCGTGAACCCAATGGCCTGCTCGCGGCCGGTGGCGACCTCTCTGCGGAACGCCTGCTGGCTGCCTACCGTCACGGCTGCTTCCCCTGGTACCAGGATGGCCAGCCACTGCTCTGGTGGTCGCCCGATCCCCGCACCGTGCTCTTTCCCGAGGAGTTCCACCTGTCACGTAGCCTGGCCAAACTCATGCGCCAGCAGCGTTTCGCGGTGACCTTCGATCAGGATTTCGCCGGCGTCATCCAGGCCTGCGCGGGCCCGCGCGACTATGCCGACGGCACCTGGATCACCAGCGCCATGCGCGACGCCTACCTGGAGCTGCACGACCGGGGCATCGCCCACTCGGTGGAGGTGCGCCAGGGCAGCGAGCTGGTTGGCGGGCTGTACGGCCTGGCGATGGGGCAACTGTTCTTCGGTGAATCTATGTTCAGCCACGTGGACAACGCCTCGAAGGTCGGCTTCGCCACACTGGTCGGCGCACTGAAGGAATGGGGCTTCGTGCTGATCGACTGCCAGATGCCGACTCAGCACCTACACAGCTTCGGCGCCCGCGCGATTGCGCGCCGGGAGTTCGCCGAATACCTGCAGCGCCACCTCGATCAACCAAGCCATGCCGATTGGTGTCTACTCAACACGTGA
- a CDS encoding arginyltransferase, with protein sequence MAELARLKFYATQPHPCSYLPEEQATTLFLDPSQPMDVQVYAELSEMGFRRSGDHLYRPHCQRCTACVPARIPADQFIPNRQQKRILKRNAEIQVTGVRPAFNEEYYDLYVRYIEQRHADGDMYPPSRDQFSTFLVRDLPFARFYEFRLQGRLLAVAVTDVLPNGLSAVYTFYDPAEERRSLGRHAILWQIGEAARLGLEAVYLGYWIKNCRKMNYKTQYRPIELFVNQRWVVLS encoded by the coding sequence ATGGCCGAGCTGGCTCGCCTCAAGTTCTATGCCACCCAGCCACATCCGTGCAGCTATCTGCCCGAGGAACAAGCCACCACCCTGTTCCTCGATCCCAGCCAGCCGATGGATGTGCAGGTGTACGCCGAGCTGTCGGAGATGGGTTTCCGTCGCAGCGGCGATCACCTGTACCGCCCGCACTGCCAACGTTGCACCGCCTGCGTACCGGCACGCATCCCGGCCGATCAGTTCATTCCCAATCGTCAGCAGAAACGCATCCTCAAGCGCAACGCGGAAATCCAGGTCACCGGCGTACGTCCGGCGTTCAACGAGGAGTACTACGACCTCTACGTCCGCTACATCGAGCAGCGTCATGCCGATGGCGACATGTACCCACCGAGCCGCGACCAGTTCAGCACGTTCCTGGTCCGCGACCTGCCTTTCGCCCGCTTCTACGAGTTTCGCCTGCAGGGTCGCCTGCTCGCCGTCGCGGTGACGGACGTCCTGCCCAACGGTCTTTCCGCGGTTTACACCTTCTATGATCCAGCCGAAGAGCGCCGCAGCCTGGGCCGTCACGCCATCCTCTGGCAGATCGGTGAAGCCGCGCGACTGGGCCTCGAGGCGGTTTACCTCGGTTACTGGATCAAGAACTGCCGCAAGATGAACTACAAGACCCAGTACCGCCCCATCGAGCTGTTCGTCAACCAGCGCTGGGTCGTACTTTCCTGA
- the ftsK gene encoding DNA translocase FtsK has protein sequence MKNSTSTAQAPLWRQQLHYRLKEGALIALGALCLYLWMALLTYDQNDPGWSHTSNVEQVQNAAGRAGAWFADILFMALGYFAYVFPLLLAVKTWQVFRNRHQPWQWSGWLFSWRLIGLIFLILSGAALADIHFVDSTGLPASAGGALGESLSVLSVNALNIQGSTLLFIALFLFGLTVFADLSWFKVMDLTGKITLDLFELINSLINRWWSARVERKQLVAKLREVDDRVSEVAAPVVHDRREQAKVKERLIAREEALSKHMSERESRTAPVIAPPPAPKAPEPSKRVLKEKQVQLFEDSAVAGTLPPISILDAAEKKQKQYSPESLEAMSRLLEIKLKEFGVEVMVESVHPGPVITRFEIQLAAGVKVSRISGLAKDLARSMAIISVRVVEVIPGKTTVGIEIPNEDRQIVRFSEVLSSPEYDDAKSPVTLALGHDIGGKPVITDLAKMPHLLVAGTTGSGKSVGVNAMILSILFKSTPEEARMIMIDPKMLELSIYEGIPHLLCPVVTDMKEAANALRWSVAEMERRYKLMAAMGVRNLAGFNRKVKDAEEAGTPLSDPLYRRESMQDEAPLLKTLPTIVVVVDEFADMMMIVGKKVEELIARIAQKARAAGIHLILATQRPSVDVITGLIKANIPTRMAFQVSSKIDSRTILDQGGAEQLLGHGDMLYLPPGTGLPIRVHGAFVSDEEVHRVVEAWKQRGTPDYIEDILAGVEEAGSGFDGGGGGEGGEGSEEDPLYDEAVRFVTESRRASISAVQRKLKIGYNRAARMIEAMEMAGVVTSMNTNGSREVLAPSPVRD, from the coding sequence TTGAAGAATTCCACCTCTACCGCTCAGGCGCCGCTCTGGCGCCAGCAACTGCACTACCGACTCAAGGAAGGCGCGCTGATCGCACTCGGTGCCCTGTGCCTGTATCTGTGGATGGCATTGCTGACCTACGACCAGAATGATCCGGGCTGGAGCCACACCAGCAACGTCGAGCAGGTGCAGAACGCCGCCGGCCGCGCGGGCGCCTGGTTCGCCGACATCCTGTTCATGGCCCTCGGTTATTTCGCCTACGTGTTTCCGCTGCTGCTGGCGGTGAAGACCTGGCAGGTGTTCCGCAATCGCCACCAGCCGTGGCAATGGAGCGGCTGGCTATTCTCCTGGCGGTTGATTGGTCTAATTTTCCTGATTCTCTCCGGCGCGGCCCTGGCCGATATCCATTTCGTCGACAGTACCGGCCTGCCGGCCTCGGCAGGTGGGGCGCTGGGCGAAAGCCTCAGCGTGCTGTCGGTCAATGCCCTGAACATCCAGGGCAGCACCCTGTTGTTCATCGCGCTGTTCCTCTTCGGCCTCACCGTGTTCGCCGACCTGTCCTGGTTCAAGGTGATGGACCTGACCGGCAAGATCACCCTCGACCTGTTCGAGCTGATCAACAGCCTGATCAACCGCTGGTGGAGTGCGCGGGTCGAGCGCAAGCAACTGGTGGCCAAGCTGCGCGAGGTCGATGACCGCGTCAGCGAAGTGGCCGCACCGGTGGTGCATGACCGCCGCGAGCAGGCCAAGGTCAAGGAGCGCCTGATCGCCCGCGAGGAGGCACTGAGCAAGCACATGAGCGAGCGCGAGAGCCGTACCGCGCCGGTCATCGCGCCGCCGCCCGCGCCCAAGGCGCCGGAGCCGAGCAAGCGTGTGCTCAAGGAAAAACAGGTGCAGCTGTTCGAGGACAGTGCCGTGGCCGGTACCTTGCCGCCGATTTCGATCCTCGATGCCGCCGAGAAGAAACAGAAGCAGTATTCGCCGGAGTCGCTCGAAGCGATGTCGCGTCTACTGGAAATCAAGCTCAAGGAGTTCGGCGTCGAGGTGATGGTCGAGTCCGTGCACCCGGGCCCGGTGATCACCCGTTTCGAAATCCAGCTCGCCGCCGGGGTCAAGGTCAGTCGCATTTCCGGCCTGGCCAAGGACCTGGCGCGCTCGATGGCGATCATCAGCGTGCGCGTAGTGGAAGTAATTCCGGGCAAGACCACCGTGGGTATCGAGATTCCCAACGAAGATCGGCAGATCGTGCGTTTTTCCGAGGTGCTGTCCTCGCCGGAATATGACGACGCCAAGTCGCCGGTCACGCTGGCCCTGGGCCATGACATCGGTGGCAAACCGGTGATCACCGACCTGGCGAAGATGCCGCACCTGCTGGTGGCTGGTACCACCGGTTCCGGTAAGTCGGTGGGAGTCAACGCGATGATTCTGTCGATCCTGTTCAAGTCCACGCCGGAAGAGGCGCGGATGATCATGATCGACCCGAAGATGCTCGAACTGTCGATCTACGAAGGCATTCCGCACCTGCTTTGCCCGGTGGTCACCGACATGAAGGAAGCGGCCAACGCCCTGCGCTGGTCGGTCGCCGAGATGGAGCGTCGCTACAAGCTGATGGCCGCCATGGGCGTACGCAACCTGGCCGGTTTCAACCGCAAGGTGAAGGACGCCGAGGAAGCCGGCACGCCGCTGAGCGACCCGCTGTACCGCCGCGAAAGCATGCAGGACGAAGCCCCGCTGCTGAAGACCCTGCCGACCATCGTGGTGGTGGTCGACGAATTCGCCGACATGATGATGATCGTCGGCAAGAAGGTCGAAGAGCTGATCGCGCGCATCGCGCAGAAGGCGCGTGCCGCCGGTATCCACCTGATCCTCGCGACCCAGCGCCCGTCGGTGGACGTGATCACCGGCCTGATCAAGGCCAACATCCCAACCCGCATGGCGTTCCAGGTGTCGAGCAAGATCGACTCGCGGACCATTCTCGACCAGGGCGGCGCCGAACAGCTGCTCGGCCATGGCGACATGCTCTACCTGCCACCGGGCACCGGCCTGCCGATTCGCGTGCACGGTGCCTTCGTCTCCGACGAGGAAGTCCACCGCGTGGTCGAAGCCTGGAAACAGCGCGGCACGCCGGACTACATCGAAGATATCCTCGCCGGTGTCGAAGAGGCTGGTAGCGGCTTCGACGGCGGCGGTGGTGGCGAAGGCGGCGAGGGCAGCGAGGAAGACCCGCTGTACGACGAAGCCGTACGATTTGTCACTGAAAGCCGCCGCGCCTCGATTTCTGCTGTCCAACGCAAGCTGAAGATCGGTTACAACCGCGCCGCCCGCATGATCGAAGCCATGGAAATGGCCGGCGTGGTGACGTCGATGAATACCAATGGTTCGCGTGAAGTGCTCGCACCGAGTCCGGTCCGAGATTAA
- the lolA gene encoding outer membrane lipoprotein chaperone LolA → MRLIRMLLLAAMACLAIPAHADDEAAVKRLTVLLNQAQTMSARFSQLTLDGTGTQLQETAGQLVLQRPGLFRWHTDAPQEQLLVSNGKKVWLYDPDLMQVTIQTLDQRLTHTPALLLSGDVSKIRENFEITFKEAGEVVDFMLKPKAKDTLFDNLRLSFRRGVINDMQLIDSIGQRTNILFLSVKMNEKVDSTQFTFDVPEGADVIQE, encoded by the coding sequence ATGCGCCTGATCCGCATGCTGTTGCTGGCCGCCATGGCCTGTCTGGCCATTCCTGCCCATGCCGACGACGAGGCCGCCGTGAAGCGCCTCACCGTGCTGCTCAACCAGGCGCAGACCATGAGCGCGCGCTTCTCCCAGCTGACCCTGGACGGTACCGGCACCCAGTTGCAGGAAACCGCCGGCCAGCTGGTGCTGCAGCGCCCGGGCCTGTTCCGCTGGCACACCGATGCGCCGCAGGAGCAGCTGCTGGTGTCCAACGGCAAGAAGGTCTGGCTGTACGACCCGGACCTGATGCAGGTGACCATCCAGACCCTCGACCAGCGCCTGACCCACACCCCGGCGCTGCTGCTGTCCGGTGACGTGTCGAAGATCCGCGAGAATTTCGAGATCACCTTCAAGGAGGCCGGCGAAGTAGTCGACTTCATGCTCAAGCCTAAGGCCAAGGACACCCTGTTCGACAACCTGCGCCTGTCGTTCCGGCGTGGCGTGATCAACGACATGCAACTGATCGACAGCATCGGCCAGCGCACCAACATCCTGTTCCTCAGCGTGAAGATGAACGAAAAGGTCGATTCGACCCAGTTCACCTTCGACGTGCCTGAGGGCGCGGACGTCATCCAGGAATAA
- the crcB gene encoding fluoride efflux transporter CrcB, with protein MIGAVLAVAAGGVVGTLMRFAAGNWVTAHYPQHFYGATLAVNIVGCLLIGYLYGAFLLRPEIPLEVRAGLIVGFLGGLTTFSSFSLDTLRLLESGQAPIAIGYAVLSVLGGLLATWAGLALTKI; from the coding sequence ATGATCGGCGCCGTTCTCGCCGTAGCTGCCGGCGGCGTTGTCGGTACCCTGATGCGCTTCGCCGCCGGTAACTGGGTCACTGCCCACTACCCGCAACATTTTTATGGCGCTACCCTGGCCGTCAACATCGTCGGTTGCCTGTTGATCGGCTACCTGTATGGGGCCTTCCTGCTGCGCCCGGAAATCCCTCTGGAAGTACGCGCTGGCCTGATCGTCGGTTTTCTCGGTGGCCTGACCACGTTTTCATCGTTTTCGCTCGACACCTTGCGCCTGCTGGAAAGCGGCCAGGCCCCCATCGCCATTGGCTATGCGGTGCTCAGTGTGTTGGGTGGCCTGCTCGCGACCTGGGCCGGCCTGGCATTAACCAAAATCTGA